A genomic stretch from Cloacibacterium caeni includes:
- a CDS encoding tRNA1(Val) (adenine(37)-N6)-methyltransferase, whose protein sequence is MKPFRFQKFDILQHKNVFRVGTDGVLLGALCQVENAQKILEVGTGTGLISLMLAQRNANAEITALDLNEDAVKLAQENFKNSPFSERLQVFHQDFKTFESQKEYDFVVCNPPFFEENNSVKDILARQQVELTFRNLIQKTARVLSSRGIFSVIIPSESAQEFENLAEYFDLYLVRKVNIFGIENGVLKRNVLEFSKKKSALETLDFTIEKSPRKYSDQYLELTKEFHVFGK, encoded by the coding sequence ATGAAACCTTTTCGATTTCAAAAATTTGATATTTTACAGCATAAAAATGTTTTCCGAGTAGGAACAGACGGTGTTTTGCTTGGAGCTTTGTGTCAAGTTGAAAACGCTCAGAAAATCTTGGAAGTTGGAACGGGAACAGGTTTGATTTCTCTAATGCTCGCTCAGCGAAATGCAAATGCTGAAATCACAGCTTTAGATTTAAATGAAGATGCGGTGAAATTGGCTCAAGAAAATTTTAAAAATTCTCCGTTTTCCGAGAGGTTGCAAGTTTTTCATCAAGATTTTAAAACTTTTGAATCGCAAAAAGAATATGATTTTGTGGTTTGTAATCCACCTTTTTTTGAGGAAAATAATTCTGTGAAAGATATTTTAGCGAGACAACAAGTAGAACTTACTTTTAGAAATTTAATACAAAAAACAGCTAGGGTTTTATCTTCACGAGGTATTTTTTCGGTAATTATTCCTTCGGAGTCTGCACAAGAATTTGAAAACTTAGCTGAATATTTTGATTTATATTTGGTAAGAAAAGTAAATATTTTCGGTATTGAAAACGGTGTTTTAAAACGAAATGTTTTAGAATTTTCTAAGAAAAAATCAGCATTGGAAACTCTTGATTTTACGATAGAAAAAAGTCCGAGAAAATACTCGGACCAATATTTAGAACTCACCAAAGAGTTTCACGTTTTTGGAAAATAA
- a CDS encoding sensor histidine kinase yields the protein MALHSYSLRTKIFIGFMVVCFFSIIGSTAMSYLIIKKSTDEQSVTEMQNKFEALMKTLDYAVSHTNITQDKDLVNILQNEIYEISDINKHDVILYDLQGNYLVSNKELNLVAQKKIPHETLMNVLESDKRVDVQEYDQKVGSNVTSSYMILRNNMLEPIAIVYFPFYHNDNIYAGAFNKYVQYIILVNLFLILLSIWLSWVISKNLTKTITRISELITRTTLFGREMKPIKYFQNDELSGLVKSYNKMIYQIEDQKMLLANKEREEAWREMAKQVAHEVKNPLTPMKLLIQNFERKFDKNDPEIDQKVRNLSRSLVDQIDLVATVASAFSEFAKLPPKNDESFNLKEELENLVRVFNDDGNIYFHANKDMMPVRMDRIYLSRIFTNMITNAKQAVSEQRKSIINIDAELFNKKIIIVIEDNGIGIPKDKLEQIFEPNFTTKNSGMGLGLTMVKKMIEEYKGDISVKSEEGKGTKFTIILPTNV from the coding sequence ATGGCATTACATAGCTATAGCTTAAGAACTAAAATTTTTATAGGATTTATGGTAGTCTGTTTTTTCAGTATCATAGGTTCTACAGCTATGTCTTATCTTATCATCAAAAAATCTACAGATGAACAGAGCGTTACAGAAATGCAAAATAAGTTTGAAGCATTAATGAAAACGCTAGATTACGCAGTAAGCCATACTAATATTACTCAAGATAAGGATTTAGTCAATATTCTCCAAAACGAAATTTACGAGATTTCGGATATCAATAAACATGATGTAATTCTTTATGATTTACAAGGTAATTATTTAGTTTCGAATAAGGAACTGAATCTTGTAGCGCAGAAAAAAATTCCTCATGAAACGTTAATGAATGTTTTGGAGTCTGACAAAAGAGTAGATGTACAAGAATACGATCAAAAAGTGGGCAGTAATGTCACCTCTTCTTATATGATTCTTAGGAATAACATGTTAGAGCCTATTGCGATTGTGTATTTCCCTTTTTATCACAATGATAATATTTATGCAGGTGCATTTAATAAATATGTTCAGTACATTATTTTGGTCAATCTTTTCCTCATTTTGTTGAGTATTTGGCTAAGTTGGGTAATTTCTAAAAATTTGACCAAAACGATTACAAGAATTTCTGAGCTCATTACCAGAACTACGCTTTTTGGTAGAGAAATGAAGCCGATTAAGTATTTTCAAAATGATGAATTAAGTGGTTTGGTAAAATCTTATAACAAAATGATTTACCAAATTGAAGATCAAAAAATGCTTTTGGCTAATAAAGAAAGAGAAGAAGCATGGAGAGAAATGGCGAAACAAGTTGCCCACGAAGTAAAAAACCCACTCACTCCAATGAAGTTGCTTATTCAGAATTTTGAAAGAAAATTTGATAAAAATGACCCAGAAATTGATCAAAAAGTCAGAAATCTAAGTCGAAGTTTGGTAGACCAAATCGATTTAGTAGCTACTGTAGCAAGTGCTTTTTCAGAATTTGCCAAGTTGCCGCCAAAAAATGATGAATCTTTTAATTTGAAAGAAGAATTAGAAAATTTGGTAAGAGTTTTCAATGATGATGGTAATATTTATTTCCATGCGAATAAAGATATGATGCCGGTGAGAATGGATAGAATTTATCTTTCTAGGATTTTCACCAATATGATTACCAATGCAAAACAAGCAGTTTCTGAACAAAGAAAATCCATCATCAATATAGATGCAGAACTTTTCAATAAGAAAATCATCATCGTTATAGAAGACAACGGAATTGGTATTCCTAAAGATAAATTAGAGCAAATCTTCGAGCCTAATTTTACGACCAAAAATTCTGGAATGGGACTCGGTTTAACCATGGTCAAAAAAATGATAGAAGAGTATAAAGGCGATATTTCTGTGAAATCCGAAGAAGGAAAAGGAACCAAATTCACGATTATTCTTCCAACAAACGTTTAA
- a CDS encoding riboflavin synthase: MFTGIIEATGKVEKLEKQGTNVVFTFSGPFTQELKVDQSLAHNGCCLTVESIDGDLYTVTAINETLEKTNLGELKVGSIVNLERCMKMDGRLDGHIVQGHVDKTGSIVAIENINGSYYLTFTYEEDGSFTTVPQGSITVNGISLTVADSKENQFSVAIIPYTWEHTNMNTLKVGDRVNLEFDIIGKYVAKLMKR; the protein is encoded by the coding sequence ATGTTTACAGGAATAATTGAAGCGACAGGAAAAGTAGAAAAATTGGAAAAACAAGGGACTAATGTTGTCTTTACTTTTAGTGGTCCTTTTACACAAGAACTTAAAGTAGACCAGAGTTTAGCGCATAATGGTTGTTGTCTTACTGTAGAATCAATAGATGGTGATTTGTACACGGTTACAGCGATTAATGAAACGCTAGAAAAAACCAATTTGGGCGAATTGAAAGTAGGAAGCATAGTAAACTTAGAGCGTTGTATGAAAATGGATGGCAGGTTAGATGGTCATATTGTACAAGGTCATGTAGATAAAACTGGCTCAATTGTTGCTATCGAAAATATTAACGGAAGTTATTATCTAACATTCACTTACGAAGAAGATGGTTCTTTTACCACAGTTCCGCAAGGTTCTATTACTGTAAATGGAATTAGTTTGACTGTTGCTGATAGCAAAGAAAATCAGTTTTCTGTGGCGATAATTCCGTACACTTGGGAACATACCAATATGAATACTTTAAAAGTGGGAGACCGTGTAAATTTAGAATTCGATATTATTGGAAAATATGTAGCCAAGCTTATGAAGAGATAA
- the pdxA gene encoding 4-hydroxythreonine-4-phosphate dehydrogenase PdxA, giving the protein MSSKHHKIKVGISVGDFNGIGVEIILKALKDKNITDFFTPVIFGSGKLFSYQKNVFKINTTFNYVQTAKEAANGKLNIVNLWKDNVNVDFGTPTEESTKMAIDSLEAATDALMKGEIDVLVTAPINKDEMMKQGFKHAGHTGYFEEKFGKKGLMFLVTEKLKVAVSTHHIPVSEISKNISKQKIKEQVRVLNQSLIEDFCIQKPKIAILGLNPHAGDGGAIGKEEIEIIEPAIKELFNEGILAFGSFPADSFFQPEKYSSFDAVLAMYHDQGLAPFKTLAYEEGVNYTAGLPFIRTSPDHGVAYDIAGKNLADEQSFSEAIFTAIKIFKNRNEYQDLIENRLKPRVLAHDNGIDEDLPEENE; this is encoded by the coding sequence ATGAGTTCTAAACACCACAAAATTAAGGTAGGAATTTCAGTAGGCGATTTTAACGGAATAGGCGTGGAAATTATCCTAAAGGCACTGAAAGACAAAAACATTACTGACTTTTTCACGCCAGTAATTTTCGGGTCGGGAAAATTATTTTCTTACCAAAAAAATGTGTTTAAGATTAACACCACTTTTAATTATGTACAAACTGCCAAAGAAGCCGCTAATGGAAAACTCAACATTGTAAATCTCTGGAAAGACAATGTGAATGTAGACTTCGGGACACCCACCGAAGAATCCACTAAAATGGCTATAGATTCTCTAGAAGCCGCTACAGATGCTTTAATGAAAGGCGAAATAGATGTTTTGGTAACCGCACCAATCAATAAAGACGAGATGATGAAGCAAGGCTTCAAACATGCTGGTCATACTGGTTATTTTGAAGAAAAATTCGGCAAAAAAGGACTGATGTTCCTAGTAACCGAAAAATTAAAAGTTGCAGTTTCTACGCATCACATTCCTGTTTCAGAAATTTCTAAAAATATTTCTAAACAAAAAATAAAAGAACAAGTAAGAGTTCTTAACCAGTCATTGATTGAAGATTTCTGCATCCAAAAACCAAAAATTGCTATTCTAGGACTTAATCCTCATGCTGGAGACGGCGGTGCAATTGGCAAAGAAGAGATAGAAATTATAGAACCTGCTATCAAAGAATTATTTAATGAAGGAATTTTAGCTTTTGGCTCTTTCCCTGCAGACAGCTTCTTCCAACCAGAGAAATACAGTTCATTTGATGCTGTTTTGGCAATGTATCATGACCAAGGGTTAGCTCCTTTTAAAACATTAGCTTATGAAGAAGGTGTAAATTACACGGCTGGACTACCTTTCATCAGAACTTCGCCAGATCATGGTGTAGCGTATGACATTGCAGGTAAAAATTTAGCAGATGAGCAATCTTTTTCTGAGGCTATTTTTACAGCGATTAAAATTTTTAAAAATAGAAATGAGTATCAAGACCTCATAGAAAACCGCTTGAAACCAAGAGTTTTAGCTCATGACAATGGTATAGATGAAGATTTACCAGAAGAAAATGAATAA
- a CDS encoding YceD family protein: MDKFRNYDVAFSGLKTGKHEFKFEVEQAFFDLFETEQEFSGAKIDVDVLLEKHSTFLDFLIKIHGTVNLVCDITSETFTHPIENEIKFLVKFGEEYDDSNEEVITIPQGDSAFNISQAIYEAVILSIPMKKISPNAKEEDFELIEKFSPKEIEEEETHEIDPRWEALKKLKDKK, encoded by the coding sequence ATGGACAAATTTAGAAATTATGACGTAGCATTTTCAGGGCTTAAGACTGGAAAGCACGAATTTAAATTTGAAGTAGAACAAGCGTTCTTTGATTTATTCGAGACTGAACAAGAGTTTTCAGGCGCTAAAATAGACGTAGATGTACTATTAGAAAAGCACTCTACCTTTTTAGATTTCCTGATTAAAATCCATGGAACAGTAAATTTAGTTTGTGACATCACCAGCGAAACATTTACTCATCCTATAGAAAACGAAATAAAATTCTTGGTAAAATTCGGAGAAGAATATGATGATAGTAATGAAGAAGTAATTACCATCCCACAAGGAGATAGTGCTTTTAACATTTCTCAGGCAATTTACGAAGCAGTAATATTGTCTATCCCTATGAAAAAAATCTCTCCTAATGCAAAAGAAGAAGATTTTGAACTCATCGAAAAATTCAGTCCCAAAGAAATTGAAGAAGAAGAAACCCACGAAATAGACCCTCGTTGGGAAGCTTTGAAAAAATTAAAAGACAAAAAATAG
- the rpmF gene encoding 50S ribosomal protein L32, protein MAHPKRRQSSTRRDKRRTHYKAVVPQLAKDATTGELHLYHRAHWHEGKLYYRGKVVLEKQVETTED, encoded by the coding sequence ATGGCACATCCTAAAAGAAGACAGTCATCTACTAGAAGAGATAAAAGAAGAACTCACTACAAAGCTGTGGTTCCTCAATTAGCAAAAGATGCAACTACAGGTGAATTACACTTGTATCACAGAGCACATTGGCATGAAGGAAAACTATACTACAGAGGAAAAGTAGTATTAGAGAAACAAGTAGAAACTACTGAAGACTAA
- the accB gene encoding acetyl-CoA carboxylase biotin carboxyl carrier protein: MDSKELLNLIRFVAKAGVSEVKYKTKDFEINIKTPLAGSEAVSYVPQPVAYQAPAVPVAASAAAPAAETKTESTSDDSKYITIKSPMIGTFYRKPSPDKDVFVNVGSEVKNDTVVCVIEAMKLFNQIEAEVSGKIVKILVDDASPVEYDQPLFLVDPS, translated from the coding sequence ATGGACTCTAAAGAATTATTAAATCTTATAAGATTCGTAGCAAAAGCTGGTGTTTCTGAAGTGAAATACAAAACAAAAGATTTCGAAATAAACATAAAAACTCCACTTGCTGGTAGTGAAGCAGTAAGTTATGTACCTCAACCTGTAGCTTATCAAGCTCCTGCTGTTCCAGTTGCCGCTTCTGCTGCTGCACCTGCTGCCGAAACAAAAACTGAATCAACTTCCGATGACAGCAAATACATCACCATTAAGTCTCCTATGATTGGTACTTTCTATAGAAAACCATCTCCAGACAAAGATGTATTCGTAAATGTAGGTAGTGAAGTAAAAAATGACACAGTGGTTTGTGTAATCGAAGCAATGAAATTATTCAACCAGATTGAAGCAGAAGTTTCTGGTAAAATTGTTAAAATTTTAGTAGATGACGCTTCTCCTGTAGAATATGACCAACCATTATTCTTAGTAGACCCATCATAA
- the accC gene encoding acetyl-CoA carboxylase biotin carboxylase subunit has translation MFKKILIANRGEIAMRILRTCKEMGIKTVAVYSTADKDSLHVRFADEAVCIGPPVSKDSYLKISNIIAAAEITNADAIHPGYGFLSENANFSRICQKNGIKFIGATPEQIEKMGDKATAKSTMKEAGVPCVPGSDGLVPNYETAAKLAEEIGYPVMIKATAGGGGKGMRAVWKAENLRDLWDSAVQEATAAFGNGGMYMEKLIEEPRHIEIQIAGDQYGKACHLSERDCSVQRRNQKLTEETPSPFMTEELREKMGEAAVKAAEYIGYEGVGTIEFLVDKHRNFYFMEMNTRIQVEHPITEQVVDFDLIREQILLAAGQPISGKNYYPKLHSIECRINAEDPFNDFRPSPGKITELNIPGGHGVRVDTHVYKGYTIPSNYDSMIAKIITTAQTREEAIAKMKRALEEFYIAGIKTTIPFHRQLMEHPDYLAGNYTTKFMEDFVMDKSYDNIV, from the coding sequence ATGTTCAAAAAAATATTAATTGCCAATCGTGGAGAGATTGCTATGAGGATTCTTCGTACTTGTAAAGAGATGGGAATCAAAACGGTAGCAGTTTACTCTACTGCAGACAAAGACAGCTTGCATGTGAGATTCGCAGACGAAGCTGTTTGTATAGGACCACCTGTAAGTAAAGATTCTTATCTTAAAATTTCTAATATCATTGCTGCAGCAGAAATTACCAATGCAGATGCTATCCATCCTGGTTACGGATTCTTATCCGAGAATGCAAATTTCTCAAGAATTTGTCAAAAAAATGGAATAAAATTCATTGGTGCTACTCCAGAGCAAATAGAAAAAATGGGAGACAAAGCTACGGCTAAATCTACCATGAAAGAAGCTGGTGTCCCTTGCGTTCCTGGTTCTGATGGCTTAGTTCCCAACTATGAAACCGCTGCTAAATTAGCCGAAGAAATTGGCTATCCTGTAATGATTAAAGCTACAGCTGGTGGTGGTGGAAAAGGTATGCGTGCTGTTTGGAAAGCAGAAAATCTAAGAGATTTATGGGATTCTGCTGTACAAGAAGCCACTGCAGCTTTCGGAAATGGAGGTATGTATATGGAAAAACTTATTGAAGAACCTAGACATATCGAAATTCAAATTGCTGGAGACCAATATGGTAAAGCATGTCACCTTTCAGAAAGAGATTGCTCTGTTCAGAGAAGAAACCAAAAACTAACTGAAGAAACTCCATCTCCATTCATGACTGAAGAATTGAGAGAAAAAATGGGAGAAGCTGCTGTAAAAGCTGCAGAATATATTGGTTATGAAGGTGTAGGAACTATAGAATTCTTAGTAGACAAACATAGAAATTTCTATTTCATGGAAATGAATACCAGAATTCAGGTAGAGCACCCAATTACTGAACAAGTAGTTGATTTTGACTTGATTAGAGAGCAAATTTTATTAGCGGCTGGTCAACCAATTTCTGGTAAAAATTACTATCCAAAATTACACTCTATAGAATGTAGAATTAATGCTGAAGATCCTTTTAATGATTTCCGTCCGAGTCCTGGAAAAATTACTGAATTAAATATTCCTGGAGGTCACGGAGTGAGAGTAGATACTCACGTTTACAAAGGATATACCATTCCTTCTAACTACGACTCTATGATTGCTAAAATTATTACTACAGCACAAACTAGAGAAGAAGCAATTGCAAAAATGAAACGTGCATTAGAAGAATTCTATATCGCAGGAATTAAAACGACTATTCCTTTCCACAGACAATTGATGGAGCATCCTGATTATCTTGCAGGAAACTACACCACTAAATTTATGGAAGATTTCGTAATGGATAAATCATATGATAATATTGTATAA
- the rocD gene encoding ornithine--oxo-acid transaminase, whose protein sequence is MSTKNAQYYIDLEDKHGAHNYHPLPVVLDKGEGVYVWDVEGKQYFDFLSAYSAVNQGHSHPKIVKALTDQAQKLSLTSRAFYNSNLGEYEKKITSLFGFDKVLPMNSGAEAVETAIKLARKWSYEVKGIKDGYAKIIVCENNFHGRTTTIVSFSNDKDAHNNYGPFTPGFLRIPYNDIEALSKVLEDEAEHIAAFLVEPIQGEAGVYVPDEGYLKNASELCKKHNVLFIADEVQTGIARTGKLIACHHENVQPDILILGKALSGGMYPVSAVLANDQIMQVIHPGQHGSTFGGNPLACAVAVAALDVVEEEKLSERAEELGKFFRAEIQKIIAKTDLIYHVRGKGLLNAILVNDTPESPTAWNLCLQFAENGLLAKPTHGNIIRLAPPLVITKEQLLECVAIIEKVILNYKK, encoded by the coding sequence ATGTCTACAAAAAACGCTCAATACTATATAGATTTAGAAGATAAACATGGTGCTCACAACTATCATCCGCTTCCTGTTGTATTAGATAAAGGAGAAGGTGTATATGTTTGGGATGTGGAAGGGAAACAATATTTTGATTTTCTATCGGCATATTCTGCTGTAAATCAAGGACATTCTCACCCAAAAATTGTAAAAGCACTTACAGACCAAGCTCAGAAACTTTCTCTTACCTCTAGAGCGTTCTACAATTCAAACTTAGGAGAATACGAGAAAAAAATCACTTCTCTTTTTGGGTTTGACAAAGTTCTCCCCATGAATTCTGGTGCAGAAGCAGTAGAAACAGCCATTAAACTTGCTAGAAAATGGAGTTACGAAGTTAAAGGAATTAAAGATGGTTATGCTAAAATAATCGTTTGTGAAAATAACTTCCACGGAAGAACTACCACCATCGTTTCTTTTTCTAATGACAAAGATGCACACAATAATTACGGACCTTTTACACCCGGATTTTTAAGAATTCCGTACAACGATATTGAAGCATTATCAAAGGTTTTAGAAGATGAAGCAGAACACATCGCCGCATTTTTAGTAGAGCCTATTCAAGGTGAAGCTGGTGTATATGTTCCAGATGAAGGATATTTAAAAAATGCTTCAGAATTATGTAAAAAACATAATGTTCTTTTCATTGCAGACGAAGTTCAAACAGGGATTGCAAGAACAGGAAAATTAATTGCTTGTCACCATGAAAATGTACAACCAGATATTCTTATCTTAGGAAAAGCACTTTCTGGAGGCATGTATCCAGTTTCTGCTGTTTTAGCAAATGATCAAATTATGCAGGTTATCCATCCTGGTCAGCATGGTTCTACTTTTGGCGGAAATCCATTAGCATGTGCAGTAGCAGTAGCGGCTTTAGATGTAGTAGAAGAAGAAAAACTATCAGAAAGAGCAGAAGAATTAGGGAAATTTTTCCGTGCAGAAATTCAAAAAATTATTGCTAAGACAGATTTGATTTATCACGTAAGAGGAAAAGGCTTATTGAATGCTATTTTGGTGAATGATACTCCAGAATCACCTACTGCATGGAATCTTTGTTTGCAATTTGCAGAAAATGGTTTATTAGCCAAACCTACTCATGGTAATATTATAAGACTAGCTCCACCATTGGTAATTACCAAAGAACAACTTTTAGAATGTGTAGCTATTATAGAAAAAGTAATCTTGAATTATAAAAAATAA
- a CDS encoding phosphomannose isomerase type II C-terminal cupin domain, with translation MLEIGERPWGKYFVLQDEPNFKLKRIEVLPNQRLSYQYHHHRQEFWTIVEGEAVVVLDGEENFLQYGQSIFIPQGAKHRIENRSDKVLVFVEVQTGTYFGEDDIVRIEDDYERN, from the coding sequence ATGCTAGAAATTGGAGAAAGACCTTGGGGGAAATATTTTGTATTGCAAGATGAGCCTAATTTTAAATTAAAGCGAATAGAAGTTTTGCCAAATCAAAGACTTTCTTATCAATACCATCATCATCGTCAAGAATTTTGGACAATAGTAGAAGGAGAGGCGGTAGTAGTATTAGATGGGGAAGAAAATTTCTTACAATATGGGCAGAGTATTTTTATTCCTCAAGGAGCTAAACATAGAATTGAGAATCGCAGTGATAAAGTTTTAGTTTTTGTAGAAGTACAAACTGGAACTTATTTTGGAGAAGATGATATCGTAAGAATAGAAGACGATTACGAAAGAAATTAA
- the gltX gene encoding glutamate--tRNA ligase, with protein MSKVRVRFAPSPTGPLHLGGVRTALYDYLFAKNQGGDFVLRIEDTDTARYVEGAEEYIMKALEWCGIIPDESPIHGGNYGPYRQSERRDIYDKYTAEILKTDHAYIAFDTPEELEKVRAEYEAKGEVFSYNNFTRNSMRNSLTLSEQETQELINQNVPYVVRFKMPIDRIVNLEDIIRGKSSVNTNTLDDKVLVKNDGMPTYHFANIIDDHEMEITHVIRGEEWLPSMPLHVLLYEAMGWSAPEFAHLSLILKPEGKGKLSKRDGAKFGFPVFPMNFYDEATGETYKGYKEEGYLPEAFVNFLALLGWSPSDDKEILSLEEMAAEFDLHKVHKAGARFSKEKAEWFNHQYLQKQSNEELLESFKNLEETKNINLSDETLLKIIGLMKERATFVKDIYTQGKFFFEAPAAYDEKAVKKAWNEETASIMTELSEKLNTTEFKSEILKEEIHHFVEEKGLGFGKIMMPLRLALVGELKGPDVPDLLEILGKEESLTRLKLAIEKIK; from the coding sequence ATGAGCAAAGTAAGAGTGCGTTTTGCACCAAGTCCGACTGGACCTTTACATTTAGGTGGAGTAAGAACAGCGTTATATGATTATCTTTTTGCTAAAAATCAAGGCGGAGATTTCGTGCTGAGAATAGAAGATACAGATACAGCAAGATATGTAGAAGGTGCAGAAGAATACATTATGAAAGCTCTAGAATGGTGCGGCATTATTCCAGATGAATCCCCTATTCACGGAGGAAATTATGGACCTTATAGACAATCAGAAAGAAGAGATATTTACGACAAATACACCGCAGAAATCCTGAAAACAGATCATGCGTACATCGCTTTTGACACTCCTGAAGAATTAGAAAAAGTAAGAGCAGAATACGAAGCAAAAGGCGAAGTTTTTTCATACAATAACTTCACCAGAAATAGCATGAGAAATAGTCTTACACTTTCTGAACAAGAAACTCAGGAACTCATCAATCAAAACGTTCCTTATGTGGTAAGATTTAAAATGCCGATTGATAGAATTGTAAATTTAGAAGACATCATCAGAGGAAAATCTTCTGTAAACACCAATACTTTAGACGATAAAGTTTTGGTAAAAAATGATGGAATGCCAACTTATCATTTCGCCAATATTATAGACGACCACGAAATGGAAATCACACACGTAATCCGTGGTGAAGAATGGCTTCCTTCAATGCCTTTACACGTTTTATTATATGAAGCAATGGGTTGGAGCGCTCCAGAATTTGCCCATCTTTCTCTAATTCTAAAACCAGAAGGAAAAGGAAAATTAAGCAAAAGAGACGGCGCAAAATTTGGATTTCCAGTTTTCCCGATGAATTTCTATGACGAAGCAACTGGCGAAACGTATAAAGGTTATAAAGAAGAAGGTTATTTACCTGAAGCTTTTGTAAATTTCTTAGCTCTCCTAGGTTGGTCTCCTTCAGATGATAAAGAAATTTTAAGTCTAGAAGAAATGGCTGCTGAATTTGATTTGCATAAAGTACACAAAGCAGGCGCAAGATTTTCTAAAGAAAAAGCAGAATGGTTTAATCATCAATATCTTCAAAAACAGTCTAATGAAGAGCTTTTAGAAAGTTTTAAAAATTTAGAAGAAACCAAAAACATCAATCTTTCAGACGAAACTTTATTAAAAATCATTGGCTTAATGAAAGAAAGAGCCACTTTCGTGAAAGATATTTATACTCAAGGAAAATTTTTCTTTGAAGCACCTGCTGCATACGATGAAAAAGCAGTGAAAAAAGCTTGGAACGAAGAAACGGCTTCCATCATGACAGAACTTTCTGAAAAATTAAACACTACAGAATTTAAATCCGAAATTTTGAAGGAAGAAATTCATCATTTTGTAGAAGAAAAAGGTTTAGGTTTTGGAAAAATTATGATGCCACTTAGACTCGCTCTAGTAGGGGAATTAAAAGGACCAGACGTGCCAGATTTATTAGAAATTTTGGGCAAAGAAGAAAGTTTAACAAGGCTAAAATTAGCCATAGAAAAAATAAAATAA
- a CDS encoding acetyl-CoA carboxylase carboxyltransferase subunit alpha, translated as MEYLDFELPIKELMEQYQTCSLVGEESGVDMKLACSQIEDKIIEKKKEIYGNLTPWQRVQLSRHPDRPYTLDFINGIVDKDSFVELHGDRNFADDPAMVGGLAKIDGQSVMIIGTQKGRTTKERQRRRFGMSNPEGYRKALRLMKLAEKFRIPVVTFIDTPGAYPGLEAEERGQGEAIARNIYEMCQMKTPIITIIIGEGASGGALGIGVGNKVYMLENTWYSVISPESCSSILWRSWEHKETAANALKLTPQDMLKEKIIDGIIEEPLGGAHYDPQIAYNNVKKNILTNIKSLKNFTGDELVNHRQEKFIAMGKFVG; from the coding sequence ATGGAATATTTAGATTTTGAATTACCAATTAAGGAGTTAATGGAACAATACCAAACTTGTTCTTTAGTTGGTGAAGAAAGCGGTGTAGATATGAAATTGGCTTGTAGCCAAATTGAAGACAAAATCATCGAAAAAAAGAAAGAAATCTACGGAAATCTTACGCCTTGGCAAAGAGTTCAACTATCACGTCATCCAGACAGACCGTACACATTAGATTTTATTAATGGAATTGTAGACAAAGATAGTTTTGTAGAATTACACGGTGATAGAAATTTTGCTGATGATCCTGCAATGGTAGGTGGTCTTGCAAAAATAGACGGTCAAAGTGTAATGATTATCGGAACTCAAAAAGGAAGAACTACCAAGGAAAGACAGCGCAGAAGATTCGGGATGAGTAATCCTGAAGGTTACAGAAAAGCGCTTAGATTAATGAAATTGGCAGAAAAATTCAGAATTCCTGTTGTTACTTTTATTGACACTCCTGGAGCTTATCCTGGTTTAGAAGCCGAAGAAAGAGGTCAAGGTGAAGCCATTGCTAGAAACATCTATGAAATGTGCCAAATGAAAACTCCTATTATCACCATTATCATTGGAGAAGGTGCTTCTGGTGGGGCTTTAGGAATTGGTGTAGGAAACAAGGTATACATGCTAGAAAATACTTGGTATTCTGTAATTTCACCAGAAAGTTGCTCTTCTATTTTATGGAGAAGCTGGGAGCACAAAGAAACTGCTGCCAATGCATTAAAACTTACTCCACAAGATATGCTAAAAGAAAAAATCATAGATGGTATTATAGAAGAACCACTTGGTGGAGCTCATTATGACCCTCAAATAGCTTATAATAATGTGAAGAAAAATATTTTAACCAATATTAAATCTCTCAAAAATTTCACTGGTGATGAATTAGTAAATCACAGACAAGAGAAATTTATTGCAATGGGTAAATTTGTAGGTTAA